The genomic window CTGGTTGACGAGGCACCCTCTCGGCAGCGACCATCGAGTCAACGGATGCTGAATTGTCCTTTGATCAGCCTGATCGAGTTGTATTCGCTGCGTCCGATTTCGCCTCCACCCATCGGCCGTTTTCGTTTCGAGAATCAAGACTTGGATGTCGACTTCACGAACGAAACGGACCGCTACCTATCACGCTACGGCATCGCGATCACGGAACGACAAAGTCGCATGCTCCGTCGCTGAGCCATGAAGCACGCACGACTTTGAATTCTGCATCCTCGACCGATACTGATCTTCCGCTTTCCGCACGTCTCTTTGTGTGGGCCAAACTGGTTCGGCTTCCCAATGCGTTCACGGTGATCGCGGATGTGTCGGCTGCTTTTCTGCTGGTGCTCGGTGCCAGTGGATGGTTGCGTTCCGGGGATGATGCGGTGGCTTCCGTTTGGGGATCGCTCGCATTGGTGATCGGTTCGGGCGTCGCTCTGTATTGGGGCGGAATGGTTCTGAACGATGTGTTCGACGTGCGTGCGGACCGTCGTGCACGAAGCGGACGGCCGCTGCCACAACGCGAAATTCGATTGGCGGACGCGCGACGTGCCGGTTGGGGATTTTTGTTGATCGGCTGCGGTTTGGCGTTCTTTGTCGACTTGGTGCCGGGTGCGATTGCCTTGCTGCTCAGCGGATGCATCGTTGCTTATGACGGACCTTTCAAACGGACCAGGATTGCTCCGGTGTTGATGGGAGGTTGCCGTGTGCTGAGTTTTCTATTGGGCGCCACGTCGGCACACGCGATCATCCCCGAAGCCGTTTGGCAGGGCCGACTGCTTGTTTTGGGTGAGCCTATCGGTTGGCACATCACGCCGGTGACGTTGGCGTTTGCATTCGGGATGGGGCTCTACATCACGGGAGTCACCACGTTTGCCCGACGAGAAGCGATCGGGGATCGAAGTTTCCACCTGCCGCTGGGGTGGTTCGAGATGGCGGCAGGAGGCGTGTTGTTGGCATTCGCACCGCGTGCCGCCGTTTGGTTCGCCGAGCAAGACATAGCGATACGTTGGACGGAAGGATGGCAGATCGATCCGGTCGTGATCTTCCCCTTGACGATCGCATTGATGATCGTGCCAACGTTGGTGCGAGGTTGGAACGCATGGCAGTCGCCGTCGCCCAAACGCATTCAGTTCACGATCAAGTCGGCGATCATGGCCATCATTCCACTGATGGCAGCGATCACAATGCTCGGAGCGGGCGCGATCCCATCGCTCTGCATCTTCGCACTCATCCTCCCATCCATGCGTCTCGCCCGCCGTTTCCGCGTGACCTAACCGGTCACCTGCCCGCTTGTGATCTTCGCAGCAACGGTTCTCGCGGGAAGCGATTCTGCCAATACTGCAACGCCAGCTCGAGACGATTAGCCAACTTCAAAAGCCAAGGTTTCTCGCGTCCATAATTCGACAAGGTTGTGTAGTGAATCTTGGTTGGCTTGCAACCAATTCGAAAGAAGTTGACGACGTTCCGGACCAGTCGCTCCCGCCATCTCCGCGGTGCGGACTTTGGGTTGGCCGCCGGCCTCGTTACGCCAAAAGCGTGCTGCGGATTCGCTGGCAAGGTGGTCGCCAAAACGAACGGTGAAGTCGGAAGTTTCTCCGACGAACAACACGGAACCGTCTTGGGCAAGCACTTGGTACAAGCCCCCGTTGGCGGAGCCGCTTTTCGATGTCGGCCCGGATGTGGTCGTCCAGTTTTTTGCGGCTGAGAACTTCGGGGACGATCGTTCGGGTTCGTCCGCGTTGGGTTGGTGCTCTCGGGCGGTGGTCGCCCATGACCGCAGTTGCGTCGCACACCACCGAAGTGTCAAAGGATCGGCATCGGCCGCATGCAGCAACGCTTCTCGATCGTATTCGATAAGCAACTTCGGATCGATGAAGATATCGTCCAAGCTGTGTTCTGGATAACGTTGCGCCAAAGTTGCCCATGACAATTCAGCGGCGTAACTGAACCGTTCCAGTGTGGTCGTCGGGATCGTCGTGAGACGCTCGGGATGAATGCCTTCCGCGGTCAGGGCGCCGGACGCGCGAAGTTCAATCAGTCGCTGACGTCGGGAAGCAGCGGGTTCGTGTTCGGAGATTCGGCGGCAGGCGGATTCCAGGCGATCACTGAGGACCGGATCGAGCAGTACCCGATCGACGGAGTGGCCATCATGAATATCGCGAAAGGCGTTGATCAGTTCGCCATCTGTCATGGCACGCATGGTTTCAAACTGGAATTCCATTTGAGGCCCAACCTGTTGAGTTGCCCAGCGTTGTCTTTCTTCCTCCTCACGAGCTTGCTTCTCAGCCTTGCTTTCGTTCTTCTTGCCTCGTGTGGCCGGGGCACTTCGTAGCGGATCCGCGGCACCGACCAAGGGATCGCCAACACGGATTTGTTTCAGACGTTCCGTGCCCAGGCTTACGTACTCCTTGCTCATCTCAAAGCTGATGAATTTGCGTCCAAGCTTCTTCGCCACTGCGACGGTGGTGGCACTGCCGCTGAACGGGTCCATGACAACGTCGCCCTGATCGCTGCAGGACCGGATGATCCGTCCCAGCAATTGCTCTGGCATTTGGCAGCCGTGGAACCCGGCTCGCTCTTTGAACGTGCCCGCGACGCGGGGGAAGTACCACATGTCTTCGCTGGCGGTGAACCCGCAGGGCAGGTCCTGAGGACGTAGGATCCAGGTGTCGTCGGGCAAGCGGCCTTTACTGTTTGCACGCCGGTCGTTGTAAACCAACTGACGGGCCGATGGGATTCGAAGTGCCGGATCGTCCGCGTTGAATTTGAACTTCTCGGGATCTTTGACGAAGTGGAACAGATGAGCGTGTGAACGGGTGAACTTGAATTTGCAGTTCACGCCAAACGTGTAGTACCAAATCACCCAGCTTCGACAATGAAAGCCGATCTGCTGAGACAGCACCTTCAGCTCGGCGGCATATTCATCGCCAATCGCGAGCCAGAACGCTCCTTCATCCGACAGCGCTCGGTGGACACCCCGAATCCATTCCTCGGACCACTTGAGGTACTCGTCGGATTCCAGCCGGTCGTTGTAAACGTCGTAGTCAAAGCCGATGTTGAACGGCGGATCGGCGAAGGCCAAATCGATGCAGCCCTCAGGCAGCAACGACATTCCCTCCACGCAATCGGCCACGTGGATCTGTCCGAATGCGAGAGAGGTCATGAAACATTCGGTCCGCGAAGAGATGGGGCAGGTCAGCTACGAGGCTGAATGATCCACCATAAGCGTTCGTAGATCAACGCCTCGTTGTCGCCGGCTTCGCGAGCCTGCAACGCCAATTCTTTTTCCGCGTCGGAGAGCTTCAAACGTCCCGCCAGATGAGCGACGTGGTTCAACCGGCTGTCGAAATCAGGCAGTCGTTCCAGCCAAGCCGGAACAATCATCGATTCACGCATGGGGTAACCCGCCGCAGCGATCTGCAATCGCTCCTCTCGCGAACGACTTTCATTGGGGCGTCGTTGTTGGCGGTCCTTCGGGGTTCCGTCGGCGTTCAGTTCACTGCCCAGCGGCTGTGCCAGCAACGCTTCGCGGCCCTTCTCATCGGGCCAATTGGGTTTCGCGTCCAAACGAGCCAACTGCAATCGGCGTTGAACACTTTCCGGCCGTTGGAACGGCGATCGAGCGGCCATCGCATGCACCGACGCGACCGCGTTCTGCCATTGGTCGTCGTTTGCGAGCAAGATGCCTTGAGGCGTCATCGCATCAGGGACGGAACGCTGACTGGCGACATCCGAGACAAGTATCGACAGCGTTCGCAAAACATCGAAATCGCTGGCCAGCAGGTCCTCCGCCAGCGGTCGCAGCATCTCCGGCGGAGGAGCCACCGCACCGGCGACCGACAAATCAAAGGGGCCCGTCATGGCGGACGTGCCATGAACCATTGCGAACAGATTGGAGACAATGCCTTCGGCGAGGCGGCGAGAGCCAACCAAGTCACGAGCCCAACGCTGCATGGAAGCGGGTGATGGTTTGGTCGCCATCCGCTGACGTCCGTCCGCCGTGTCATAAAACACGTCTTGCTTTGCACGCGATGGTTGTTTCCAAGCCGACAGACCAGCAGCGAACGACCAATAGTCGGACTGCGTTGGAACCTTGTCGCCGGCATTGGGAACTTCGTGACATCGTTGGCAACGCAAGTCTTGGTGGGCGGTCAACGAGGCCGTCTTGACCGTCACTTCGTGCAGGTTGGCCGGTTCCAGCAATCGCAACCATGGGTTGGCTGCTTTGGAATTCTTGCCTTCGTCCGCCGAGTCCGATGGACTGTTTGATGTCGGCAGCATCCAACCCGAGATCAATTGGTCGAGTCCCGTGCCACGCTGTAGAACGCCACTGAGTTGCTCGGCCGCTTGGTCATTTGCTTTGCCAAGAAAAGCCATCACAAGACGTTCCGAGATCACGGATCGGTTGGCTTCCGATTGCAAGGCTCGGCGGGTCGCTTCCACATCGCCGATGACTTCTGCGGGAATTGCAACACCCAGGCGATCGGCGAATTCTTTTTGTTGAGCTTCGTGAGAACGCTCTGCGGTTGGCTGGACGCCGAGTCGCTTCCAATGAGACTGCCAGCGGTCGTCCAGTTGCCGCGAAACCAGCGTGATGGGCTGAGGAGCGGGACGCGGACGGACGGATTGCCTCTCGCGATCCGTGTTTGATTGCTCACCGGATGGAACGGATTCGGCGTTTTCGGTCAACGGAAACGCGGGTGCGAGTTCCGATGGGCTACCCGCCAATTCAATTGGTTTCGATCTAGGGCGAGTCTTGGGTGGTGTCGTCGTCGGATCCGCTGGAGCGGATGGCCGACCGGTACTGGTCCCGGAGGCGATTGCCGAACCAGGACGATTCGTGTCGGAGTCCGATGATCCGGAACCACCGGGAGTGGCGGTGCCGCCGGAGGAGCCTTCCGTCGTGTTGGCCAGAGCGGCACGGTCGAGTCGATATTTGACGCCGACCCCAATGCCCACGCAAAGCAGCAACGCAGCGGCGGTCCCGATGATCACGATCGCGGGGGAAAGCTTTTTCGATGCCCCGGACGATCGTTTACCGGCCGCATTTTTCCTGGAAGTTCGGGACGCGGATTCTTCCAGCGACAAACGCCCCAGGATCAGGCGGGTTTGGTCAGGCGGGGCTGGACCGCCAAGGGCTTCCTGCAACAGCAGGTCCAGCATGGCGTCATCGCGAGCGGATTCTGAACCCTGATGCTCAGGGCCATCGTCGTGCGAGTCGGCGGGTGATGGGGTGGTATTCATGACGATTGTGAAACGGCGCGGAGTTTTTCTTCCACGCACTGGCGAAGTTGTGCCTTGGCACGTTGCATCAAATTGCGGGCACCGTGGTCGGAAATCCCTAGGTTTTCACCGATTTGGACACGAGGCGTGTTGTGGACAAAACGCATGGCCAATGCCTCGCGAGCCCGGTCGGTGAGGTTCTCCATACAATCTCGGAGAGCTTCGACGGTTTCGTTTCCTGTCAAATCCTTGCCCGCCCAACGTTGCCAGCTTTCGTCCAACAACTCCGGCGACTCGGAAAGATGGATCCGTCCAAACTTTCGGTGGTAGGAAACCAGCAGGTTGTATGCGGTTCGCCGGAGGTATTCCGAAGTGGCTTCGTCTGAATGTTGAACGAAGTTTTCACGCCGAAGTACACGCAGAAACGTCTCCTGCGTCAAATCGTCCGCCGTGGCGGCATCGCATCCGAGCAGTCGCAGGTACCGCCAAATTCCGTCTTGGTGGCGGACAACCAATTCAGCTGGTGAAAGTTCACTCACACATCCACTGGCCTGGTTCTCAGGCCACCAATTCTCGAATGAGCTTCCCACCACCCGCAATTTTCATCGGTCGTCCGTTGTTGCTAGTGAAGGTGGTTTCGGTCGAAATGCCCAGGCCTTTGCAGACCGTCGTCATCAGATCTTCGCTGCTGTAGGGCTCCGTCTCAACCGCTGTTCCGTCGAAATTCGTCTCTCCGACAGCCAAACCACCGTTGATTCCGGCACCGCCGACCACGCAGGACCAGGCTCGGGCAAAGTGGTCTCGGCCCGCATTGGCGTTGATTCGAGGCGTGCGGCCGAATTCGCCCATCCACATCACCACGGTGTCTTGGATCAGTTCCCGTTGTGCCAGATCTTCGATCAATGCACTCATGGCACGGTCCAGGTTCGGCAACTTGGTGTCTTTCAGCGTCGCGTGCACGTTGTTGTGCAGATCCCAGCCACCCAAATCGACTTCGACAAATGGCACACCGGCTTCGACCAAACGACGAGCCAGCAAACAGCCTTGGCCGAAATTGTCGGTGCCGTAGCGTTCTTTGACTTCGTCCGGTTCCTTCTCAACACGGAAAGCTTCCATTTGTTCGCTGGTCATCAGATCCAGCGTTTTGCCCAGCACCTTGGCGTGTTCCGACGCCGGGGTGTCACGGGTGCGCTTTGCAAAGCCACTTTCAATCATGTTGAGCGCCGCCATCCGTTGCAGCAATCGTTGGTCATCCAGCTTCATCTGCAAGTTCCGGATACGACCGTTGCTGGTCACGGCAAAGGGAGACCAGGCCATTCCCAGGAACCCCGGTCCGGCACCTGCGCCGCCGACCGAAACGAATGGCGGAATCTCAAGCTCCGGACGTTGATCCATCAACTCATGAGCGACCACGCTGCCGTAGCTGGGGTGCTCGATGTTTGGGTTAGGAACATAGCCCGTGTGCATGTAGTAACTGCCGCGGCTGTGGTCCGCCTCTCGAGTGGACATGCTGCGGACCACGGACATGTGTTTCATCTGCTGAGCCATCATCGGCATGTGTTCGCAGATTTGTGCGTTGCCCGTGGTGGAGATCGGACGGAACGGTCCGCCGGTTGGTGCACCAGGTTTCAGGTCCCAAATGTCGATCGTTGGTGGGCCGCCGCCCATCCACAACAAGATGGCTGATTTGCGATTGCGACGCATTTCGTCGGCTTGTGCCGCGATGTTACCGCCCAGAGTCCACGCTGCCGCGGCGGCTGCGGATGACCCAGCCAAGTGGCTCATGAAGTGACGTCGCGTCATGCCGTTTGGGGTGGAAAGATCCATGGTGAACTCCAAGGGAAGAAAAGTTGATCGTTGAGAGCGGACGAGTCCGCGGAGTGTGTGAAAGAGCGAAATTGGTATTCGCTCGAAAGAAATTGGCGAGCAGGAATAACAGCGTCAGTGCTGCATGATGAATTCGTTGCTGTTGAGAATCGCCCACCACATGTCTTGCAACATTTCGGCTTCGTTCCCTTTCCGAGCAACCAACAATTTG from Rhodopirellula halodulae includes these protein-coding regions:
- a CDS encoding UbiA family prenyltransferase, producing the protein MNSASSTDTDLPLSARLFVWAKLVRLPNAFTVIADVSAAFLLVLGASGWLRSGDDAVASVWGSLALVIGSGVALYWGGMVLNDVFDVRADRRARSGRPLPQREIRLADARRAGWGFLLIGCGLAFFVDLVPGAIALLLSGCIVAYDGPFKRTRIAPVLMGGCRVLSFLLGATSAHAIIPEAVWQGRLLVLGEPIGWHITPVTLAFAFGMGLYITGVTTFARREAIGDRSFHLPLGWFEMAAGGVLLAFAPRAAVWFAEQDIAIRWTEGWQIDPVVIFPLTIALMIVPTLVRGWNAWQSPSPKRIQFTIKSAIMAIIPLMAAITMLGAGAIPSLCIFALILPSMRLARRFRVT
- a CDS encoding DNA methyltransferase; the protein is MTSLAFGQIHVADCVEGMSLLPEGCIDLAFADPPFNIGFDYDVYNDRLESDEYLKWSEEWIRGVHRALSDEGAFWLAIGDEYAAELKVLSQQIGFHCRSWVIWYYTFGVNCKFKFTRSHAHLFHFVKDPEKFKFNADDPALRIPSARQLVYNDRRANSKGRLPDDTWILRPQDLPCGFTASEDMWYFPRVAGTFKERAGFHGCQMPEQLLGRIIRSCSDQGDVVMDPFSGSATTVAVAKKLGRKFISFEMSKEYVSLGTERLKQIRVGDPLVGAADPLRSAPATRGKKNESKAEKQAREEEERQRWATQQVGPQMEFQFETMRAMTDGELINAFRDIHDGHSVDRVLLDPVLSDRLESACRRISEHEPAASRRQRLIELRASGALTAEGIHPERLTTIPTTTLERFSYAAELSWATLAQRYPEHSLDDIFIDPKLLIEYDREALLHAADADPLTLRWCATQLRSWATTAREHQPNADEPERSSPKFSAAKNWTTTSGPTSKSGSANGGLYQVLAQDGSVLFVGETSDFTVRFGDHLASESAARFWRNEAGGQPKVRTAEMAGATGPERRQLLSNWLQANQDSLHNLVELWTRETLAFEVG
- a CDS encoding RNA polymerase sigma factor — its product is MSELSPAELVVRHQDGIWRYLRLLGCDAATADDLTQETFLRVLRRENFVQHSDEATSEYLRRTAYNLLVSYHRKFGRIHLSESPELLDESWQRWAGKDLTGNETVEALRDCMENLTDRAREALAMRFVHNTPRVQIGENLGISDHGARNLMQRAKAQLRQCVEEKLRAVSQSS
- a CDS encoding DUF1501 domain-containing protein, whose product is MDLSTPNGMTRRHFMSHLAGSSAAAAAAWTLGGNIAAQADEMRRNRKSAILLWMGGGPPTIDIWDLKPGAPTGGPFRPISTTGNAQICEHMPMMAQQMKHMSVVRSMSTREADHSRGSYYMHTGYVPNPNIEHPSYGSVVAHELMDQRPELEIPPFVSVGGAGAGPGFLGMAWSPFAVTSNGRIRNLQMKLDDQRLLQRMAALNMIESGFAKRTRDTPASEHAKVLGKTLDLMTSEQMEAFRVEKEPDEVKERYGTDNFGQGCLLARRLVEAGVPFVEVDLGGWDLHNNVHATLKDTKLPNLDRAMSALIEDLAQRELIQDTVVMWMGEFGRTPRINANAGRDHFARAWSCVVGGAGINGGLAVGETNFDGTAVETEPYSSEDLMTTVCKGLGISTETTFTSNNGRPMKIAGGGKLIRELVA